The Candidatus Nanohalovita haloferacivicina region TTCTTCTCCATCAAGTCATCTAATTCTTTGCTGAAAATCACTGAAAGTGCTGAATCGCCCTCTTTAACGCTCTTCGGGATATGGATAAAGGTCCAAGAGTCTATGGCATCGTAATGTCGGAGCGTATCCAGATAGTCTATACATTTTCTAAGAAAGTCGTAGGTGCTATCAGACCAATGTTTATTGAAGCCACACTCTATGACGATCCGGTTTTCCTCATCAAGTACGTCTGGATGTAATCCTGCTAATCTACCCTCTATTTTTACTTCCTCATAACATTCCTTGTAAGTTGGATATAACTTCTGTTGATTGACTAAGAGTTTGATTGCTGCAATAACCAGTTTCCCGTGTAGTTCTTTGCCTCCTTGCTCTCTTACTGCTCCTTTCGCCCACCTACTATTGGGCTCTTCTAGAGGGCCTATATCGAATTTCTCGACTTGCTTAATATGTTCTTCTTTATCAAATTCCTCAAGCAAATCACGGGGATTTACAGTCATAGTACCTGTATAGTATGTATTTAGGGCTTAGAGCTTAACTATCTTCCGCAGCTCCACCATTTGTTTAAACATAAATGCGATATTTAGCCTATGGAACGACAGAAGGCTGCATTAATCTTCTTCGCAGCAATATCTTTTGCATTGTTATTTACTACGGGCCTATTTGCAAATGCATGGGCCGAATCAACAAAGAACGTTGAAAACCTAAATAGTACTCTGCAAAGTAAAGAATCTTCTTTACAACAAAAGACCTCCACTATAGATAAACTAAACCAGACATTGCTGATAAAACAGCAGAATATCTCCGACCTAGAACGTACTAAGAGTAATCTGGAATCCGAAGTTGATATGCTCCGTGATGAACTGGATAAGGCCAAAGTATGGACAACTGCTCCTGAGCCTTATTCTACAGGCGGAGGAGAATATGTAGTCCCTTTCACTATATACAATTATGGTAAAGAAACTGCTAGTAACGTTATTGCCGAGGTAGCTGTATACGAAAGCTCAAGTTCGACAGAGCCTAAAGAAGTGAAAAGTGTTCAAGTAGGGAATACTGCAGGCAACTCCATGAAAGAGGTGGAATATAATATCGACTTTGATTCAACCATAGATGATGACGATGTCGCCTCTGTATACGTAGTTAGTTGTGGAAACTGTGAAATTCTCTGGAAAAATATTCCTAGCTTATCTTACTTTGAGGACTCTAGCTCCGAAGCTGCTGAAGCTGGAGCTTCTAGCACTTGAACAATAAACCGCCTATTAGAAGAAAATTTCAATCACACAACGGGATAAGAATCTATGACTGAGGACCTGGAAGAGCTGCGTGAGAAGAGAGATGAACTGGAAGAAAAAATGCTGCAGAAGCTTGAAGAGGATCAAGACAGTGGAAAGTTAATAACTCGTGAAGAGTTTGTTGACGAGCTGGTAAAAGCAGCTTATGCAGGCTTTAACTTTGATAAAGGGAGTTATGACTGGGAGCAGCTAGAACCTGTTCTTAGAGAGACGTTCCGGAAGGTTTATGTGGAAGGCCTATCCCAGGAAGAGTTAGAAGAACTTACTGATTGAATTCTTCCGCGAAGTCTTCTTCTAGCTTTTTTCTTACCCATTGGGAGAAGTTAAATCCTCCAGGCCTTTCTTTCAGGTTGGAGATAGCTTCTATATGCTCTTCTTTCAGAGTAACTATCTTGTCTTTCATGTAGCATATGTTGGCATAGGTTGGTTTTAAATACAGGTGTGGAACATATGTCAACATAGGTTAAAATTATGAAGGACGACCACCCGACCAAGAGTAGACCGTCCTCCAAAACAGTATTGGAGGGCCAACAGCATAAAACTGTCGAAAAGCTGACCGAAAAAAAATTCTCGCTACCAGAGGCTCAGGCCGAAGTCATCGAAGAGACGGCACGTAAAATGAGTGTAACGGAGTCGCAGGCCTTGAACTACCTTCTAGCAAGATACACAAAAGGTGAATGGGAAGCTCTATGAATGCCTCTCTAAAAAAATCTAAGAATCTAGTGGAAAGCTGGAAACCAGAACAGTCGGGGAAGAAAACTGTGGATCAGGCAATTCTAGAGATAGCGGACTTCGAGTCTTGGAAAAGTCCTAAGGAGATGTATAGGGAATACAGGTACTACAAGAAAGATCCTGTCCACGTACAGACATTCTCCAAATACCTCAACGAGCTTGAATCTATAGGAGAATTGGAGGCTAGAGGCAGAGGTAGCTCTAGAGAATACAGAAAAGCAGACAAACCTGTGCAAGAAACAAGAGAAGATCACAGCTCTCCACTAAGTGAGGGTCTCCCGGACTTCGTAGAAAAAAGAATCCAGAAAGAAGTGGAGAAGAGAGTCCAGGAAGAGATCGACAACATCAGAAATGACATAGAGCAGAGAATCTTGATAGAGAGAAAACAGAACAGTGAATCTCAAGAAGAAAGCAACGCCCCGGAAGACAAAGATGATCCCATCAATCCTCCAGAATACATTCATCAACTGTTAACTGAAGCTGAAGAAGAACTCAGCGCTTCAAAAATAGGAGAAAAATATAGAGAAAGAACAGAATATAATCCAGCACAGAGAACAATCAGGAGATACCTTAAAAACCTAGTAGACAGAGGTCTAGTGGAGAAGGAAGGCAGTAAAAAAGGCACAACATACAAGGCCTGATTTAAACCCTTTTTCTTGTCTCTTTCTTCCTTGCTTGGGCAAGGGTTAGGCCCGAAGATGTAGGCAGAAACAATTCTGTATTGCAGGTAATATAGGTTCTCCTCTATTCATACTTTCTTATTCTATTTGTGGGTGCCTGTAGGAACCAAAAAGTTTAACAGGCCTCTATATAGGTGTTGTATCGAAGAAAGATGGGATTATACGACAGGTTGACTCCAGGCGATCAGAATAATATAGATGAGCAGAAAGAACAGGTAGAGGAAGAGCAGCAATCAGCTGAAGAAGAATTTGTAGACAGATACAATAATGATACTTCTACAGATAATTCCAGCAGCGACAGCTCTGACAATACTTCTGAAGCAACAGAAGATTTCTTGGACGACTACGGTCCTAGCGGAGATGGTAGCTTCGGAAGCGATGACCTAGATTCTGTCAACGACAGCACAGATAACTCAACAGACAGCTC contains the following coding sequences:
- a CDS encoding winged-helix domain-containing protein, translated to MESWKPEQSGKKTVDQAILEIADFESWKSPKEMYREYRYYKKDPVHVQTFSKYLNELESIGELEARGRGSSREYRKADKPVQETREDHSSPLSEGLPDFVEKRIQKEVEKRVQEEIDNIRNDIEQRILIERKQNSESQEESNAPEDKDDPINPPEYIHQLLTEAEEELSASKIGEKYRERTEYNPAQRTIRRYLKNLVDRGLVEKEGSKKGTTYKA